The Montipora foliosa isolate CH-2021 chromosome 14, ASM3666993v2, whole genome shotgun sequence genome window below encodes:
- the LOC137984392 gene encoding uncharacterized protein, producing MAQLLFAVLLTFSKLLHGDCFRYDLMYKNIIGNKNAVCNDGSRAVYYQGVRDSSKWIIFLESGSYCLTREQCKERFGGEDTNILMTSKGMPDVAMGRDLLSTNSQENKMFYSFSRILIPYCSSDSWMGTQTKSKLFNSRHRRATEQFIFSGKIIFQSVILEFLSQFSQEAQQIVFSGSSAGAIAVLNHMQWFKNILSSKNSNVKLSAIVDGGWFINFRESLASKVTPEFFNMSKPMTSACADFSNGYPCCLSAPCMLAQGYYPSDVPTFLVSSMFDIYIIGDVVVREVNRIVFSENGAGDLVTMIDLYGGAMNQSLSAARSPNLSFFVPACFQHTYFSMSSLREEGGVLQYNRKFTQGNAAFSTSKKPGTWLSTAIRGGNRAITLQSTLLKWAQTNQPVRIIDSCLGALCNPTCPDKLTFVDAAVQWSDVLVGLVIFMSLIPTVLCVVLRISFKIQSFLVRRTQKQYEEQKSSETSAWIPVEPVSLQYSAPDCSQHFRSEKITRRFANLEDSKISRGYETLFYGTVQYLRKALGISNKVYPANKTTSQFNDPGYTKVYSEKRDLESQRTVSGSRVERSSESLLGDLRDIKVEALAVPNEITTQDIYNANLTFKDGELVAVVGKNGAGKTTLLQLLCGELTCGCGKGHLTVNGTKLEKLPLNVLVQNFGDESQFSWLACIGELTLKEYLMLYALMTTSENVCNTIKRVEQIICETRLTTVADRTVKGPYRVNLTKLQNHLYSIALQLVSRPLVVLLDEPIAGLDQESSLDMLNILRRVSDRGHLVVVTIHSIPQETAHHFNQLILLSDKQVIYSGSPARLGEHCNPLSEGALGNDTIAVEDIVEDILQNKEIIQVKPLAVGAQSKKPVERDGIQPLEAEKSSFTLQNRETGRFFTRLFVIDFRASFSRDLGERLFLPVVFTLIGLTAGIVYWQTDSPFHIMTAYCGSSIPSLLFLCSFIFNRVTRSLETCRRDFAEKVGYSHEHVTQIFSSITAECIFPVLICSALTYFMVMPSYNWWRFFLATNISLVLNQTWIAVYMVITFVNPRNDCHAGFMVAALAGFASGFVVTRHEMPFGYNFLFYVNPQYYGYSAVTKVLLKDTRLKCDYESVFNCISQDGNAVLAKFDFDSVNPFEHMMMLLVITLLCLLFSWLFCGVRTSR from the exons ATGGCACAACTGCTTTTCGCAGTTCTGTTAACATTTTCAAAGCTTCTTCATGGAGATTGTTTCCGTTATGATCTCATGTACAAGAACATTATTGGCAACAAGAATGCCGTGTGTAACGATGGCTCGCGAGCTGTTTACTATCAAGGGGTTCGAGATTCTTCCAAATGGATTATCTTCCTGGAGAGTGGTTCATATTGCTTAACGAGAGAACAATGTAAGGAAAGGTTTGGGGGCGAGGACACAAATATTCTGATGACATCAAAAGGGATGCCGGATGTTGCTATGGGTAGAGATTTGTTGTCCACGAACAGCcaagaaaataaaatgttttatagtttttcTCGCATCTTGATTCCATACTGCAGTAGCGATTCCTGGATGGGCACTCAAACCAAATCAAAGTTGTTTAACTCGCGACACAGACGCGCCACTGAACAGTTTATTTTCAGCGGGAAAATCATTTTTCAAAGCGTCATTTTGGAGTTCCTCAGCCAGTTCTCGCAAGAAGCTCAGCAGATTGTGTTCTCTGGATCCAGCGCCGGCGCAATAGCGGTGTTAAACCACATGCAAtggtttaaaaacattttatctTCTAAGAATAGTAACGTCAAGCTGTCAGCGATCGTCGACGGTGGTTGGTTCATTAATTTCCGGGAAAGTCTTGCTTCAAAAGTGACACCTGAGTTCTTCAACATGTCGAAGCCAATGACTAGCGCATGCGCAGACTTCTCCAACGGTTATCCATGTTGCTTATCAGCTCCATGCATGCTAGCACAGGGATACTACCCCTCGGACGTGCCAACGTTTCTTGTGTCCAGCATGTTTGACATTTACATAATCGGAGATGTTGTTGTACGTGAAGTCAATAGGattgttttctcagaaaatgGAGCCGGCGATTTGGTTACAATGATTGACCTTTACGGTGGTGCAATGAACCAATCTCTATCCGCCGCCAGATCGCCTAACTTAAGCTTTTTCGTACCAGCTTGTTTTCAACATACGTACTTCAGCATGTCAAGTTTAAGAGAAGAAGGAGGTGTACTACAGTACAACAGGAAATTTACTCAAGGAAATGCTGCATTTAG CACTTCCAAAAAGCCCGGAACTTGGCTATCTACGGCAATACGAGGAGGCAACAGGGCAATCACTCTACAATCCACTCTTCTCAAATGGGCACAGACAAATCAGCCCGTGAGGATAATTGACAGCTGTCTTGGAGCCCTGTGCAATCCCACGTGCCCGGACAAGCTTACGTTTGTGGATGCTGCGGTGCAATGGAGCGACGTCCTTGTTGGTCTTGTAATATTTATGTCTCTGATTCCTACAGTGCTGTGTGTTGTGCTGAGAATATCCTTTAAAATACAGTCCTTTCTTGTAAGGCGAACTCAAAAACAGTACGAGGAGCAGAAATCCTCTGAG ACATCAGCTTGGATCCCAGTTGAACCAGTAAGCCTTCAATACTCAGCACCAGATTGTTCCCAGCATTTTCGGTCCGAAAAAATAACTCGAAGATTTGCAAACTTAGAAGATAGTAAAATTAGTCGTGGCTACGAAACCTTATTTTATGGAACCGTTCAATATTTAAGGAAGGCTCTTGGGATTAGCAATAAAGTTTATCCCGCAAACAAGACGACTAGTCAATTTAATGATCCCGGATACACGAAAGTTTATTCGGAAAAACGTGATTTGGAAAGTCAACGAACTGTGAGCGGTTCTCGGGTGGAAAGAAGTTCAGAAAGTCTACTCGGCGATCTTCGTGATATAAAGGTTGAAGCACTTGCCGTGCCAAATGAAATTACCACTCAAGATATCTATAATGCCAATTTGACATTCAAAGACGGAGAATTGGTTGCCGTAGTAGGGAAAAATGGAGCAGGAAAAACTACTTTGCTTCAACTTCTCTGTGGAGAACTTACGTGTGGATGTGGGAAG GGACACTTGACGGTAAACGGCACGAAGCTCGAGAAACTACCACTGAATGTCCTTGTTCAAAACTTTGGCGATGAATCACAGTTCTCGTGGCTTGCTTGTATTGGAGAGCTTACCTTGAAAGAGTATCTTATGCTCTATGCGTTGATGACAACGTCTGAAAATGTTTGCAACACCATTAAAAGAGTGGAGCAAATTATTTGTGAG ACTAGACTAACCACAGTCGCTGACAGGACTGTCAAAGGACCATACAGAGTTAATCTCACTAAATTGCAG AATCATCTTTACAGCATAGCGTTACAACTTGTGAGCAGACCTCTGGTCGTTTTGCTTGATGAACCAATCGCGG GCTTAGATCAAGAGTCATCCCTGGATATGCTAAACATCCTCAGACGGGTTTCTGACAGAGGGCATTTGGTGGTTGTTACTATACATTCCATTCCACAAGAAACAGCGCACCATTTTAATCAGTTAATTTTACTCAGTGACAAACAG GTAATTTATAGTGGGAGCCCTGCAAGACTTGGGGAACACTGTAATCCACTGTCGGAAGGTGCACTTGGAAATGATACAATAGCGGTGGAAG aTATTGTCGAAGATATTCTACAAAACAAAGAGATAATTCAAGTTAAACCTTTGGCAGTCGGCGCTCAATCGAAGAAACCAGTTGAAAGAGACGGTATCCAACCTCTTGAGGCAGAGAAAAGTAGTTTCACTCTACAGAACCG GGAAACCGGGAGATTCTTTACCAGGCTCTTTGTGATTGATTTCAGAGCCTCGTTCTCAAGAGACCTTGGAGAGAGACTGTTCCTGCCAGTCGTGTTCACTTTGATAGGATTGACTGCTGGGATCGTTTATTGGCAAACTGATTCTCCTTTTCACATAATGACAGCCTATTGTGGCTCGTCTATCCCCAGTCTCCTCTTTCTCTGCTCTTTCATCTTTAACCGAGTTACTAGAAGCTTGGAG ACCTGTAGACGAGATTTTGCAGAAAAAGTCGGATATTCACATGAACACGTGACTCAGATATTTTCAAGTATCACCGCTGAATGTATTTTTCCAGTGCTCATATGCTCAGCTCTGACGTATTTCATGGTAATGCCTTCATATAACTGGTGGCGATTTTTCTTGGCGACCAATATTTCACTAGTGTTGAATCAGACTTGGATTGCAGTGTATATGGTGATTACATTCGTTAATCCTCGTAACGATTGCCACGCTGGATTCATGGTAGCAGCATTAGCAGGATTTGCTTCTGGATTTGTGGTGACCAGGCATGAAATGCCTTTTGG GTATAATTTTCTGTTTTATGTCAATCCACAGTATTACGGATATTCAGCCGTAACTAAAGTTTTGCTTAAAGACACCCGTCTTAAGTGCGACTATGAATCCGTCTTCAACTGTATCAGCCAAGATGGAAATGCTGTCTTAGCAAAGTTTGACTTTGATTCCGTCAACCCATTTGAACATATGATG ATGTTGTTGGTCATTACTTTGTTATGTCTTCTCTTTTCCTGGCTCTTCTGTGGCGTAAGGACATCGCGATGA